A segment of the Zonotrichia albicollis isolate bZonAlb1 chromosome Z, bZonAlb1.hap1, whole genome shotgun sequence genome:
TAAAAGCTCTGGGTTAACAGCAGCAACAGTGGTAGGGAACAAGAGAGATCGTTCTAGCACTCCTTCTTCTGAATCGAAGAGCGGGGTTCCTGGTGACTTGCATTCATCTTCTACATTTGTAATGCTCTTATTGCTAGAATCAATTGATTTCTGCAGTGGTAAAGGTTTTGAGGCATCTGCGTAGGATTGCATTTTGCCTTCTCCTTTTATGGTACCATAAAAGACTTCATCCAGGTCCTCAAGTAAGGAAAACTCTTCCAAAGTATCTACCTCAGTACTCTCTTTAAAAGGTTTGGCTTCTTCCATAGATTCATTGGGATCTTCTGTCACAGGAGACAATGAAATTTGTCTTTCAAATTGTGGCTTAATTGGGGATTTGTCATCAATCAGTgtatatttttcaaaataatccATATCAGCAGTACCATTATTAGGATCCAACTTTGCACAATTATTGTTTTCTGGCAACAGGAGATTTTCTTCTTGAGTTTCTTCAGTTTGCTCCTCATCATACTTTTTGACCAATTCTGTTAGTTCATGGCTTGCAGTCTTTCCCAATAGAGAGCTTTCtgaaatttctgtgattcttccAGAAGTTAGGGCTCTCTGGCCATCCTTGACTGATTTTCTTCTAAATGAAGGATTTGTTTCCAAGTATTCTAATTTATCAGGCATGTGTTTACTTTCTTCTTGatcaacagaagaaaaatgtgtaGGTGCATGAATATTGAGTATTTCATAACCTTCTGAAATGATATTAAATAGATCTTTTTGTTCAGTAGTCTCCAGACCATGCTGGCTGTCTTCTACAGCACTTGCATGTAccatttcttcctcttctcctctcaGATAATGTTCAGACACTTCAGACATTTTGCCTACCTCCAGATGTTGCATTGCTTCAGTTTTTGTAGGGTTTAAAGTACTAGTTTCATGCTCCAGAAGTTTATGTGGACCTTGATTATCTCCTACCAGAGATGGTAAATTGTCTCTCTGTGTTTTGGGACTAGTGTCTGAGGGCTTCCTGTGAGAAAATTTATTTGACACTGATTCAGAAACTCTAAATGTATGTCCCTTAGTCTCTGTAGTCCTATGAACTGTGAATTCTGTGCAACTTCCAGCTGGAAATTCCTTTGATCCAAAATCGGAAGCTTCATTTGGAGTAAGCTGAATTCCTTGCGTGTCTACTTCTGCAGCCCCTATTGGACTAATTAAGCAAGCTTTCACCTCTTCTGCCAGCCAGCTAGCCAGCCCAAAAGATGGAATATCTGGGTTCTGCATTTCTTCAGAACTTGAGCTAAGGGGCTTAATCTCTGCTGAGGAGAGGCTACCCAATTCACCAGAATAATGCTGTGTTTTGTGTGTCACAGTTTCTTGAACTAGGTCTGACTGAACAACTCCCAGATGCTCCAAGGTTGTATGCTTTTGGTCTTCAAAACCTTGTTGCATTTCACGTTTATGCTCTCCTTCAGTATAAATGCCTGAAAATTTGTTAGATTGCTTTCCAAGCATGTCTGCTACATCAGATAAAGATGATggaatattttgtttctcttcatCATCAGTGAGAGCCACTGATACTGGCTTTTCAAGTTCTGACTTTCCAGGTAATTTATGAAAAGGTATAAATGACTCTGATAACACTTCTTGCTGGTCTGCTACACCAGTCACCTTTGACTCTGTGGTCATTGCCCTTGGCACTGTGTGTACATCAGGTTGCATTTCTTGCTCATATTGCTCAGCAGTGAATTTGGGTGAACTTCTGAGCTGGTCTGGAGACAAATATATTGTATCCAACAAAGAAGATTCGGGCTTGTCTTGGTCTTGCACTTGAGACCTACTCTCCAAGTGCGCTGTCTTTAAGCTTGCTGTTTCAGGTGAACTGAGTTGAATTTTTTGCAACTGTTGTTCATTGTGTGGTGGAATTACATGTTCACACTCTGATTGTATGGGCTGGGTAATAAATGgctgcatttttttattttcttgtttagcAAGGGACTGTGTGGGAATCATATATTCAGAGACTGGTTTTGAGTAAGGTGGAACTTCTTGCTGGCATGTTTCATCAGCTGAATAAAATGGAACTGAAGGTTCAGACTGCAGTTTTGAAGGTACAGTCAGGTAATCCTGACTTTCTAGACTTTCTGTTTTATCTGTAGAATATGATAAATTTAGTTGTTCAGATTCTAACTGTATAGCTGTATGAAAGTAATGTGGAGTCTGTTCTCTCTCAACTTCAGGTAAAATTTCATATTCAGCCTCTGACTTTGCAGCTACAGGGAAGTGTAGAAGACTTTCTGTATTCTCTACTTCTTTTCTTGCAAAAGAGGACCCTGGCTCAGGCAGAGCAGTTTCTAAGTGTTCTGTTTTACAGGTGGAATAAGATATTTCTAAATGTTTGGGGGGTGAGCCTCCAGCTACAGGTGAAGACTTTGGACTTCCTTCAAGGCTTGTTTCAGACACAGCGTGTGAAGCACCCAAAGGTACAGGCATTGTTTGTTCAGTAAGAGATGAATATGGTTGAATTTTGTGGCTGTGTGCTTCCTCAGTGGAAAATGATAAATTTTGTTGTTCAGTTTCCAGCTGAGCACTTCGAGATGAAGGAGCACCAGTGTCTTGCTTCTGTGAATATCCTGCTCTCAGTGGGCCCATTTCATGCTTTTCTGCTTTGTAAGTAGGACTTAATAAATCTGATTGTTTAAAATCTGGTTGTGTAGTTCCCTGCTCCTCGGTCCTGACAAAGGTATGTGCTACAGAAGGTGTTTCTGGCTGCTCTGTTTCAACATCAGGGGACTGCAAACTAACATGTGGCTGTTCTGGTTGGACCTCATCCCTCCACTTTGTTTCGCCAGTGAAATATGGTTTCTCTGGATGCTCCAGCTGGGCAGTCTGTGGTTGATCTGCCTTGCTACAGGAATATGATAAATCTAGCGGCTTTATTACATGAGTCTCTGCTTTGCCAAGAAAGTGTGACAAATCTGGATGTTTTGAATTCAGTTTTTCTGGTTGCAACTGTTCTGATTTTCCTGTGGAATACGAAATATCAGAAGGAGTGAACCCTGCTTGTGCAGCATcatggttttttgttttgccagAGGAATACAAGAAGTCTGGGAACTCCCCTTCCACTGTAGATATATTTGGTTGTTCTTCTATGCCATGAGGACTTGAAAACACTGGTTGATCCAATTTCAGTTGCACTATTTCCTCTGGGTGTAATGTATAGCTTCTTCTCTCCTCTTTGACGTCCAGCTGTgcactttgtttttcttcactaACAGAAGAGGACAAATCCATGTGCAGTACTTTGCCCGTGGCATCCATGACACTTGCATGTTCAGACTCAGGTAGAGCAGCCCATGATGGCTCTGTTTTGACAGATGAATGCAACAAACTCTGTTCTTTCAGCTCTGGCTGAGTTGTTTTATGAGGTTCCGCTGTGCCAACAGAGAATGACAAATCTGCATATTCTGAATTTGCTTGGGAATTTTGCATTCCTTCTGTATTCTCCATAGAGCACTGTAGCTCAGGGTGTTCTGCTTGCATTCCTGCATCTTTCCATTCCTCTGCTTTTTTGAGAGATGATGAAAACTCATTTGTCTTTTCTTGCTCTGGTTGAATCTTTTCTTGCTGTACTGTGCCAGTGGAATGAAATAAATCCAGGCACTCAAAATCCTCATCAGCAATTTGAATTTGCTGTGTTTCACCAATTGAACATGATAAATCCATTGTTTCTGCCTCTGGCTGTAGGATTTCATGGTGTTCTAATGTGCCAGCAGATAAATCTGAATGGTGAGATTTTGCGTTTAAAGTTTCTTGTTCTGCCTCACTGAGAGAATGACATAATTCTAAATGTCCCAATTCCATCCACGCTTTCTTGCCTTCTGCCTCTTTTTTGAAAGAATGCAAGAAGCcttgcttctcctctccagcaaTTTGTTCTTGCTCTGTTGTGCCAGATGACAGATCTGGTTTTTCTAACACTGGTTGTGTAGTTCTTTGTGGCTTTCCTTTATCAATGGAATGCAGTGAATCAGGATGCTTTGGCTCTGCTTTTAACATTTCTCCTTGCTCCATTTTTCCACTTGGGAATGGTGCATCTGGAACTCTGTGTTTCTCCTTTGCAGCTTGTGAATGCTCTGCTGTGCAGACAGACTGTTCCTTTTTAGAGCATTCCACAGCTGTGTGCTCTGTCCCTCGTTGCCCCACTTCCCTGGTCAGGGGTGCCAAGCTTGCATGGCCtggctccagctgtgcaggTGGGATTTGCTCCATTTTGTCATGACCATACAATGCACCTGGCTTCTCCAATCCCAGCTGGATTGTTTCCTGCACTTTGTTGAGGGAATGTGCTAGCCCAGGGTGTTCAGGTTTCAGTTGTGATGTTTGCAGCCCTCCTACTTTGAAAACAGAGTAAGGCAAATTAGAATGTCCCTGCCCTGGTTCTGCCATTTCTGTTTCCTCTGCTGTAcccacagaacgtgacaaatgTGAAATTTCCACTTCTGGCTGAGCTgttttctgttccatttgtcCAAAGGGATAAGTTTGCTCTGTTTCTTGTACTTTTTGTTGTACCTCTGAGATGTCCAGAGGAGATATTGCATCAGTATGCTCCACCTCTGGTGGTATCCTTTCATCATCTGGCCTCTCAATGGAAAATGATAAATTTGGTTCTTCCAGGATCTCCTGGGCACGTTCTGAAGTGTTCCTTTTATTGGGAGAATGTGTTAACTTTTCTTGCTCTAACTCCTGCTCTGTGGCTTTCTGCTGCTTTAATCTGCCAAGAGaaagttttctgtgtttttgaTCCAATGGTGCTACTTCTTCCTGGCTTGTCTCACCAGTGGAATGTGACAAATCAGGATGCTTCATCTCCCATGGTGCAAGTTCTGTATGTTTTGACTCTATTTGTGCAGTTGCTGGAGAAGTTCTTTTTTTACCTACTTTAGGCAATTCTTGGTGTTTAGACTTAAACTTTTGAGTTGATTGTTCTTTGCCTTTACCAAAGGAAAAGGATGAATCTGAATATTTTGAATCCAGTTGCGAGCATGACTGATTTGGGTATTGAGATTCTATTTCCATATTTTCATCTTGTGCTGCTTCACTCAGGCTTCCTTGTGAATCCAAATGTTCTGATTTTTGCTGAGTTTCTCCCATGGTGTATGAGAGCTCTGGATGTCCTGACTCCTGCTCCACAATATCAACTTGCTTTGATTCACCACTGTCCCATGAAACATCTGGATGTTCCACCATTACTGGCTCAGTTTCTTGTTGCTTCAAATGGAATGGTATGGTTGgttttttcaataatttttcttGCCCATGAGAGGAATATAGCAAATCTGGATATTCTGAAGTTATTTCCATTTCCAGTGGAGCTTCTTTTTCACTGGAAGGAGGCAAAAATGTTTGCTCCAGCTCTTGATGTATTTCTTGTTGCTCTGATTTGTGCTGCACAGtttccttctctgtttctgTACTTacataaaatgttttttctggATATGCTAGTTCTGTTTGCATTTCTTCTTGCATTTGTTTACTGAATGAATATGGCAAAGATGGATGCACTAACCCTGGCTGAGCTATTTCTTGCTGTGCCAAATTATTTTGGTCTGTGACCTGTGGCTCTTCTTTACCCAGGCTTTCTGAAATACCTGAATACTCTGTTTCCATTTCCACAGCTTCTTGTTGATCTGTTTCCTGCTGTCTCACCTCTCTTTGTACTGTATCTTGTTCCATCCTGCCAAAGGACTGTGAAACATCTGGCTGGGGCACATTGAGTGATGGTGTTTCCTGTTGCTGAGTACCAGCAGTggaacaggaaggaaaagacTGCTCCTGCTCCATTTGTGCTGTTTCCCAGGGCTTTGCTCTGTCAGTCAGTTGTGACCACAAAGTTCCGGCCTCGACTCCTTCTTGTGTCGCTTCTTCAGTGGTAAATGAGAAATCCCTCTTTTCTGAAACTATTTGTACATTTTCATGCTGCTCTGTTTCACTAATGAAACATGATGGCTCTGGACCTTCTAAGTTTCTCTGTACAGCTTCTTGTACCGTCTCTCCCTGGGAATACAGTGGATCAGTTTGTTCCAGCTTTGGTTGCAATTTTTGATGTTCTGTTTCGCCAGCAGAATATGTTGTCTCTGGCTGTTTCACCTTCAGCTGTgaagttttattttcctgttcttttgGGGTAGAATGTGGCCAAACTGGAAGCTCTGACTGCAGTTGAGTAGTTTCTCCTTGCATTGCCATGGCAGAGGAATCCAGCTTACCTTCAGACTGTGACTCCTGCTGTACAGGCTGTGGCTGTTTTCCTTTGTCAGTTTGTGACAGTTCTTTCTCCTTTGTTTTATTAATGGGATGCGATAAATCTGAAAATGCTGTTTCCAGATACCCAGTTTGTTGTATCTCAGCCCTTCCAGTGGAATCAAATCTATCTGGATGTACCAACTGGAGTTCtgcattgttttctttctctgcttcctCCATCAAACATGGTAAATCTGAATGTACCTGTGCaagctcttctttttcttcttgcttttctttttcagggGAATAAGACTGTTCCTGTTCAAAAGGACTGAATGCAtggttttctgtttcttcccTGGAAAGCAAAACTTGATGTTCATTTTCCAGCTGTGCACTTTGCATTTCCTTGACTACTTCCTGGGTGAAAGAAGAGTCTGGATGACCCATCTCCAGATGTGCACTCTCTGATTCCACCATTTTTTCTCTGGAATATGATAGATCCTCAGATCTATCATAGCTGGAGACCTCTGCCTCCAGCTGTGTGTTGTCTGATTCTTCCATTTCTtccctggaaaaagaaaagtctgGATGCTCCATCTCCAGCTGTGCACTCTCCGGTTCTATTGTTTCTTCCTTGGAAGAAAATTCTGGTTGTTCTGTCTCCAGTTGGGATCTCcctgatttttctctttcttttgtgGAAAAAAGCAGTTCTGGGTAGTCTGTATCTGGTATTGCACTCTCTGATCCCTCTGTTTCTTCCTTAGAATATGAGAAATCTGGAAGGTCTGTCTCTAGCTGTGCACTTCCTGGTTCCTCTATTTCTTccctggaaaaagagaaatctgGATGCTCCATCTCCATCTGTTCACCCTTCAATTCCTCTGTTTCTTCCTTGGGAGAAGAGAAATCCAGATGCTCTGTCTCCATCTGTGTTGTCTCTGATTCTCCAGTTTCTTCGGTGGAATATGAGAGGTCTGGATGCTCCATCTCCATTTGCCCACCTTCagcttgtttgttttcttcagtGGAAAAATCAGAGTGATCAAAATCTACTGCTTTATTTGTAGCTGAAGTTTTCtgtgtttcttctgtttctgtatGAACAGGATATGAAATGCCAAAATATTTAGAATCTATATTTTCAGGAATTGGTGGTTTTAATTTAATTCCttgcttctttgttttctgaagtGAAAAGTCTTGTTCAGACTTTGTTTGGTTCTCCAAATGAACATTTTGAGTTCCTGAAGATGGGGTCTTTTTACCCTCTTCTCCTTCAGCTGAATACATTACACCTGAAGTTGCTGACTCTGACAGTGCAGTTGATGATGGACACTCAGTTTCttgcttttctgtttcatttccaGAATGTGGTAAAAGCACATGTTCAGACTCAGACTGTGCAGCTTCTGATGACTGAGGAATAACATCTTCCTGTCTTGTTTCACTTGAAGTGGGATATTTGGATTTAGCTGATGGAACATCAGGTAAGTAAGACTTTTGTATTTCCCCCTCAGGATGTTCTGACATAGATTCTATAGGCAAAACATGCTGGGAACTTGGTCTATCTAATTCACTAACAAAATCTGCTGAAACAGACTGTGGTGCCGAATTAGGCTGAACTTCCTGATTCTTCACTTCATCTAGATGATCtgatgctggcagcagggattggTCTGGCTTCTTTTTTGCATTTTCGGCTGAGGGAAGCAGCACTTCTTTTTTGTCAGACTTGAATGGTGTGGAGGTTGTTGACTCTGTTATTGATGTTCTGGCTGTGGCTGAATGACTTTGCTGCTCCCTGGCTTCTTCTTCATTCTTCAGTAAATGTTCTGAAACCTGATTTGGAGTCTCTAAAAGAGgtttcctctcttttctttcttcatgtTGAAGAGTTGATTCTTTCATTTTATAAGGTTCaatattttcagaagaaaaatcatTCTTCTTAGTAAGCTGTTTTTCAAGAGGTGATGTTGGTGaagaaaagctttgttttgcttgttcTGTGAGTTGCTCTCTTTGTTTCCTCCTTCTCTCTGAAGGTGTTTCAAGAATTTTACTTCTTGCTCCCTGAAAATGTTTTGGATATGTGGAGAGTGAACCAAACTTCTGCAATCTTTCTTTTACTGATGTTTCAAGGAACTTTTCAGAATCTCCTGAAGCTGAGCTACTTCTCCGGATTCTGTTTTTCTCCAATGTTTCAGGGGCTGGCCCAGTCCCTCCAAAAATTGAGTTGAACAGTTGGATTCTAGCTTGTACTGGTCCTCCAAGAATTGGACCAACTTTTCTCAGTCTGCTCTCCCTAAATATTGATCTTATTGGAGCACGTTTTACGGGCTCTTCTGTGATATTCTCTTGATCCTCTTTGTTGTCCAACATTTCCTCATCTGTGTCTTGTGTTTCCACCTGCTCTACATTCAACGTGGAGGCTTGCACATCTCCTAGATCAGTTCTTGGTTCTTGCCTTTGCATTCCAGAAGAGTCACGTTTTTTATTGCACTGGCCTCCCTTTGGTCTTGTAGCCATTGGCACCTTATTTGAAGATCTGCGTGTCCTTTTCCGAATGATCATGCCTTCATCCATAATAAAGATAACTTTTCCTGGAGGAGAACCTACTGGTGAACTTTCCATACTGTAAAGATCAGAAGTGGTACTTGTTTCTGAGGTCCAGGGAGTAGAACATCTGCTCGAGCTGGTTTCCCAGGTTATTCCACTGTCTTCACTTTGGCATGTTACCATAGAAAAGGAAGGGTTAGTCATGATGTACTGCAGCTTGGGTTTCACATCTTCACTTTGGATAAGATCTTTTAaactacaaacaaaaaaaaacaaaaaaacaaaagaaagctcTAACAACATACAACAAATTAAATTATTGgaggaaaaagctgaatttattcattaaaattaaaatggctTTCAAAGTTGTAAAAATACTGCATAAGCATAGATTTTGAAGTACAAGCATAAGAAAAGTAATATTTTGTCTCACAACTATATTTTAGATGAATTTAGATGGAAAACTGCATGTTGCAAGGTTAATTCAATGAAGGGGAGGTGTTTAAAAGATCTTGACAATGCAGGAAGAACAGTCTTTGATCTGACCTTGTTTTGCCAGTGTGAGGTTGAGCTGATTCTGAGGCTATTCTCCAGCATGTGTTTATTTCACAGTATAAATTAAACCTTTCATTAAACACTTCAAAGATACTGTCAGTGTTTTAATAGCACCCACACTTGCTTTGCGCAAGTGTGAATGATTATACAATGCTCAAAGCAGTAGTCTATCCACTGGTTTGTTACTGTCTTCTCATGTATTTTATCCTCTGAGCATTCTTGATACTTAACAAAGTAATTTAGAATACATTCAACAATTAAAATATACTGACACCTCCCCAAATGAAACTGCAATGTTTTATAAAGGTAGTTTTAAACCTTATCATGTGTAATCAATACACTGTCATATGCTGTAATCAAATCTTTCAGCTAAAATAGTAAAAAGGCTGGAGAAAGGCTTTTATGAGAAGCTTtaggaaagaaaacttcaaattCTTCAAGTTCTTAAAATTAAGAGTGTAAAGATTAGCATAAGCAATTAAAAGACACAATGTGTGGAGGGTTTAGTATTTTTAGGCTTACAATATttacttaaaacaaaaaaaaagggcacCGAAAAGTTAATCAAAGCTCGACCCTAATATTTCTTGAGTAGACAGTAGTTCATTTATGGAAATCGCTTTTGTAGCTGATGGAAAGAAAGGGAGACTATCTGCTGGATAAGATGTAGCCTTCAGTAGAGCAGAAACAGTGAATTTTGGGTGGGACACTTCCTTTACACAGTTACATAATCACTCTATTGCTCCCATGGACGAATGCACATTTATGGCCACACAACATCCTGCTTCCACTGAACAGAGGGAACGGTCACTTTTCcactgaaaaagagaaaagcgtTTCAGCTAAAGTGAAGAAAGATAGCTACTGATCAGGGATCAGAAAAGCAGAATCCGTCTGACCAactgccaggggctgtggccCTGCACCACACAGGTGCCAGAGATACCTGCAGTTTGCAGAGGCAGGCGGACACCCCTGAGGAGAAGGTGGCACCATGCCAGAGGGTACTGAGCCCCTGTCAGAAGGCAGAGGTCTTTGAAGGAGGAAAATAAATCCTGTGGAAAGTCATTAAGTACTTAGTTAAGCAAACTTTCAGGACTGTAAGTTTTTTGTAAAGGGCACTCAGT
Coding sequences within it:
- the CMYA5 gene encoding cardiomyopathy-associated protein 5 isoform X1 is translated as MEGSRGAECDRASETSSFIGDEEEEEEEEEEEEEEEEEEEEVEETVDPEEAEELTNSLKDLIQSEDVKPKLQYIMTNPSFSMVTCQSEDSGITWETSSSRCSTPWTSETSTTSDLYSMESSPVGSPPGKVIFIMDEGMIIRKRTRRSSNKVPMATRPKGGQCNKKRDSSGMQRQEPRTDLGDVQASTLNVEQVETQDTDEEMLDNKEDQENITEEPVKRAPIRSIFRESRLRKVGPILGGPVQARIQLFNSIFGGTGPAPETLEKNRIRRSSSASGDSEKFLETSVKERLQKFGSLSTYPKHFQGARSKILETPSERRRKQREQLTEQAKQSFSSPTSPLEKQLTKKNDFSSENIEPYKMKESTLQHEERKERKPLLETPNQVSEHLLKNEEEAREQQSHSATARTSITESTTSTPFKSDKKEVLLPSAENAKKKPDQSLLPASDHLDEVKNQEVQPNSAPQSVSADFVSELDRPSSQHVLPIESMSEHPEGEIQKSYLPDVPSAKSKYPTSSETRQEDVIPQSSEAAQSESEHVLLPHSGNETEKQETECPSSTALSESATSGVMYSAEGEEGKKTPSSGTQNVHLENQTKSEQDFSLQKTKKQGIKLKPPIPENIDSKYFGISYPVHTETEETQKTSATNKAVDFDHSDFSTEENKQAEGGQMEMEHPDLSYSTEETGESETTQMETEHLDFSSPKEETEELKGEQMEMEHPDFSFSREEIEEPGSAQLETDLPDFSYSKEETEGSESAIPDTDYPELLFSTKEREKSGRSQLETEQPEFSSKEETIEPESAQLEMEHPDFSFSREEMEESDNTQLEAEVSSYDRSEDLSYSREKMVESESAHLEMGHPDSSFTQEVVKEMQSAQLENEHQVLLSREETENHAFSPFEQEQSYSPEKEKQEEKEELAQVHSDLPCLMEEAEKENNAELQLVHPDRFDSTGRAEIQQTGYLETAFSDLSHPINKTKEKELSQTDKGKQPQPVQQESQSEGKLDSSAMAMQGETTQLQSELPVWPHSTPKEQENKTSQLKVKQPETTYSAGETEHQKLQPKLEQTDPLYSQGETVQEAVQRNLEGPEPSCFISETEQHENVQIVSEKRDFSFTTEEATQEGVEAGTLWSQLTDRAKPWETAQMEQEQSFPSCSTAGTQQQETPSLNVPQPDVSQSFGRMEQDTVQREVRQQETDQQEAVEMETEYSGISESLGKEEPQVTDQNNLAQQEIAQPGLVHPSLPYSFSKQMQEEMQTELAYPEKTFYVSTETEKETVQHKSEQQEIHQELEQTFLPPSSEKEAPLEMEITSEYPDLLYSSHGQEKLLKKPTIPFHLKQQETEPVMVEHPDVSWDSGESKQVDIVEQESGHPELSYTMGETQQKSEHLDSQGSLSEAAQDENMEIESQYPNQSCSQLDSKYSDSSFSFGKGKEQSTQKFKSKHQELPKVGKKRTSPATAQIESKHTELAPWEMKHPDLSHSTGETSQEEVAPLDQKHRKLSLGRLKQQKATEQELEQEKLTHSPNKRNTSERAQEILEEPNLSFSIERPDDERIPPEVEHTDAISPLDISEVQQKVQETEQTYPFGQMEQKTAQPEVEISHLSRSVGTAEETEMAEPGQGHSNLPYSVFKVGGLQTSQLKPEHPGLAHSLNKVQETIQLGLEKPGALYGHDKMEQIPPAQLEPGHASLAPLTREVGQRGTEHTAVECSKKEQSVCTAEHSQAAKEKHRVPDAPFPSGKMEQGEMLKAEPKHPDSLHSIDKGKPQRTTQPVLEKPDLSSGTTEQEQIAGEEKQGFLHSFKKEAEGKKAWMELGHLELCHSLSEAEQETLNAKSHHSDLSAGTLEHHEILQPEAETMDLSCSIGETQQIQIADEDFECLDLFHSTGTVQQEKIQPEQEKTNEFSSSLKKAEEWKDAGMQAEHPELQCSMENTEGMQNSQANSEYADLSFSVGTAEPHKTTQPELKEQSLLHSSVKTEPSWAALPESEHASVMDATGKVLHMDLSSSVSEEKQSAQLDVKEERRSYTLHPEEIVQLKLDQPVFSSPHGIEEQPNISTVEGEFPDFLYSSGKTKNHDAAQAGFTPSDISYSTGKSEQLQPEKLNSKHPDLSHFLGKAETHVIKPLDLSYSCSKADQPQTAQLEHPEKPYFTGETKWRDEVQPEQPHVSLQSPDVETEQPETPSVAHTFVRTEEQGTTQPDFKQSDLLSPTYKAEKHEMGPLRAGYSQKQDTGAPSSRSAQLETEQQNLSFSTEEAHSHKIQPYSSLTEQTMPVPLGASHAVSETSLEGSPKSSPVAGGSPPKHLEISYSTCKTEHLETALPEPGSSFARKEVENTESLLHFPVAAKSEAEYEILPEVEREQTPHYFHTAIQLESEQLNLSYSTDKTESLESQDYLTVPSKLQSEPSVPFYSADETCQQEVPPYSKPVSEYMIPTQSLAKQENKKMQPFITQPIQSECEHVIPPHNEQQLQKIQLSSPETASLKTAHLESRSQVQDQDKPESSLLDTIYLSPDQLRSSPKFTAEQYEQEMQPDVHTVPRAMTTESKVTGVADQQEVLSESFIPFHKLPGKSELEKPVSVALTDDEEKQNIPSSLSDVADMLGKQSNKFSGIYTEGEHKREMQQGFEDQKHTTLEHLGVVQSDLVQETVTHKTQHYSGELGSLSSAEIKPLSSSSEEMQNPDIPSFGLASWLAEEVKACLISPIGAAEVDTQGIQLTPNEASDFGSKEFPAGSCTEFTVHRTTETKGHTFRVSESVSNKFSHRKPSDTSPKTQRDNLPSLVGDNQGPHKLLEHETSTLNPTKTEAMQHLEVGKMSEVSEHYLRGEEEEMVHASAVEDSQHGLETTEQKDLFNIISEGYEILNIHAPTHFSSVDQEESKHMPDKLEYLETNPSFRRKSVKDGQRALTSGRITEISESSLLGKTASHELTELVKKYDEEQTEETQEENLLLPENNNCAKLDPNNGTADMDYFEKYTLIDDKSPIKPQFERQISLSPVTEDPNESMEEAKPFKESTEVDTLEEFSLLEDLDEVFYGTIKGEGKMQSYADASKPLPLQKSIDSSNKSITNVEDECKSPGTPLFDSEEGVLERSLLFPTTVAAVNPELLEEPPALSFLYKDLYAGAVGEKTKDETPSDEESGNSNASFPSRNSDTDDGTGIYFEKYILKDEIPGKAIGPQKDQIPEDESFRGGILVWSSENNQEEGSGDVQYVRTEVLSERVVMERDKFQVDSNIQATICKPTHAIPFGSKPVISGAGTDTTEQREEENVPVERTEELPEQPSQQRYSHQVEYQGAAYQEASTGQEERQDITAFPQMEKYVPYVRAPTEDSGDDQFTQEHLSCVPTIQQTENPDLQREEQHSDVYEDFAESMDYDVITQEELLQDEISSQFTHEELLFEDRDSFDHAADSYEFVNEPEQRTPVELEDSGFVVMYPEKSATNVPQVESPQRELKKAQVDTYCYHCKCPISAIDKLFGEHKDHEVTTLDDAATKMKDQLSKLLTALEEKSMKIEEFVSDIELRFNSVEENCKKNADLLEKQNEEMLKKVVAQYDEKSENFEEVKKMKMEYLYEQMVNFQQTVDSAKETLETTVKETDEVDGFVFLNSSKELNKRLLAAMDTTLSLEKVPSAFSLFEHYADNPGQSNQHSLQHTAVPQTPTVIPQEPNSATSTSIAVYWAVNDGDTIDCFQVYCTEELQASKDAGALVEEYRVTVKESHCILEDLEPDRCYSVWVMAVNGTGCSLPSEKAVFKTAPAVPTIRAEDCTVCWDTATVRWRAASVSAESFIVEYCRQHCPEGEGVRSVPRSHRQPLSPACGAPPVTQEIIPPAATSFAGIKKPELKVSLEPNVNYFFYLRAVNPFGTSEQSEAALISTKGTRFRLLSDTAHPALQISSNATVIHLPEKTKLTGFPSVLGELLPAQGCHYWEIVVSACRSYRIGICYEAITQSSVLGLSDTSWCMRCCPTQTSFLYRFLHTGVMSDVHVTEHLARIGILLDYSSGRLLFFNAERGLVLFAIRHKFTDAAHPAFALEKAGVLTLCTGMELPEFVKQS